The sequence below is a genomic window from Sorangiineae bacterium MSr12523.
CCTCCGACGCGAGCGCCATCGATCGCGACGTATCCGCCAGCACGACCACGCGCGCCCCCACCACGCTTTCGCGCGCGGCAATCCGCACGGGGCGCATCACGGCGAGGGCCAGCGCGCCCAGCGCCAGCACGCCGGTGACGAGGATGCCGATGCCACCCCGTTCGCGCCGCCGCATCTCGATGACGAGGAGCACGAGGCTCGCCGCCGCCAAAATGCACGCGACGACAATGGCCCACGCCGGTAGATCGTTGCTCGTAGCGAGACGCGTGGTCGGCATCGATCAGGGCTCGCTGTGCGGCGAGAGGGCGCGCCGGCGCATCAAGAAGGGCGCGTGCACTTGGTCGTCTTTGTAGTTCGAGCAAAGCACGTACATGGCCACGTTCACCGCGAGGCGGATCGCCCGTTCGCGCTGCACGTCACCGCCGGGAATGACGGGTTGCTCCCACATGCCCGTGGGCCCGCGCGCCAAGGCGCCGCCCAGATCGTGCGAGGAGAAGATGACCTGCGCCGAGCCGCCGCGCACGATGGCCTCCAGCGTTTTCGGCCCGGCAATGCGCCCTTCGGCGCGGCGAAGCAGGTAGAAGGTGCGAAACACCACGTGATCGGCGCCGATGGTGATGGGCGCCGAATCCGGCAGCACCCGGGCGATCTCGCGCCGCGCGGAGGTCCCGAATGCCCCGGGCGCGCCCTCGTTCGAGACGCCCGCATCGTCCACCAGCATGACCCCGCCCAGTGCGAAGAAGCGTCGCAGCCCCGCGATTTCCGCCGATGTCAGCGCCGGGACGGCCGCATCGCCGCTCCAATAGAGGAAGGGCCCGTCGGTGATGGTTGCATCGCTGGCATGCACCAGGCTCGGACGAAGCCGCGCCGGTGCACTCGTACGCTGCACGAGCTCCCACGACCAGCGGCCCGGCGCCGAAGGCCGCGCGGCGTTGGTCTGCGATCCCGTGAGAAGGATGCGCGGGTCGAAGCCGCCGGCGTCGCCAAAGGCGCGTGCAGGCTGCGGGATGAGCAACGCCAAGCCCACCACGGTCAGCATGAACACGACGACAAGGTACGAACGCCTCACTGCCTTCTTATTTCCAGAGCGCGGGGCGGGAATCAATCGAAGTCGTCCACGCGCCAAACTCCCCCTTCGCGCTTAAGTCGGACATGGTGGCCGCCGACGACGTTGACGTTGGCGGAATCCCCCGAGACCTGCACGGGGAGCGTCTCCGGATGCTCGAGCCCGCCGACGAGGGAGCGTAAATCCTGCTCGATGGCCGCGCGGGTTGCCGGTGTGAGCACCCGCATCAATCCCGCGTAGCTGCGACGCGCCACCACCCGTCGCAGCTGGTCCAGCGCCTCCTCCGGCGTCCGGGCCCCGCCGGGGACTGCGCCGGCGCTGGTGATCCAGAATTTTCCGTCTTTCAGCTCCAGCGCCGTTTCTTCCCCGTCGCGGAAGCGCAGACGTGCCGTGGCCTCTGCGCGCGTGTCCTTGGCCCCGAGGGCCTTGGCCTGCTCGGTGAGCTCCGTCCGTTCGCTGGCCACGAGGCGCTTCACCTCATCGCGCGAGCGCGCCTTTTGGGCCGATTCGGTCATCATCTCGTAGATCGCGTCGCCGTTTCCCTTGGCCGCGGCCTCGGCGTAGGCTTTGGCGGCGTCCTTCGGATCGGGCACGCTCCGGCCGA
It includes:
- a CDS encoding DUF4159 domain-containing protein, with the protein product MRRSYLVVVFMLTVVGLALLIPQPARAFGDAGGFDPRILLTGSQTNAARPSAPGRWSWELVQRTSAPARLRPSLVHASDATITDGPFLYWSGDAAVPALTSAEIAGLRRFFALGGVMLVDDAGVSNEGAPGAFGTSARREIARVLPDSAPITIGADHVVFRTFYLLRRAEGRIAGPKTLEAIVRGGSAQVIFSSHDLGGALARGPTGMWEQPVIPGGDVQRERAIRLAVNVAMYVLCSNYKDDQVHAPFLMRRRALSPHSEP